A segment of the Pedobacter faecalis genome:
GTACAAAAAGCTCAATGTCTTTTAAGTTAATGAAACCCTGGTTCATCAGGTCGAGCAAACGACCCGGAGTAGCCACCAAAATATCTACGCCCCTTTGCAGTGCATCGGTCTGAGACTTTTGCCCCACACCGCCGAAAATAACCAGATGTCTTATTGGAAGGTTCTTCCCATAGGCTTTGAAACTCTCTTCGATCTGAATAGCAAGTTCCCTGGTAGGGGTAAGCACCAGAGCTTTAATGGCCTTATGTACTTTAGTATTCGTATGCGGTTTGTTTAAAAGCTGCAGCATCGGGATCGCAAAAGCGGCTGTTTTACCTGTGCCGGTCTGCGCGCATCCTAGAAGGTCGCGGCCTTGTAATATAGAAGGGATAGATTGGGCTTGTATTGGAGTTGGTTGTGTATAACCTTCTGATTGCAGCGCCTTTAGGATCGGCTCAATCAGATTTAATTCTTGAAATGACAATGTATAATATATTAAGTAATAAGTGAAAGAGTATCACTTTCCTGCAAAGGTAGTTATAAAATGTTATATTTGTGTTATACTCCAAATCATCATGGCTGAACCAAACTACAACGAAGATAGTATACGATCGCTCGACTGGAAGGAACACATCAGACTGCGCCCGGGTATGTATATCGGTAAGCTGGGCGACGGCTCAGCGCAGGACGACGGGATATATGTTTTGCTTAAGGAGATCGTCGACAACTCGATCGATGAGTTTGTGATGGGGTCGGGCAAGACGATCGAGATAACTGTTTCAGAACATAAGGTCAACGTACGGGATTACGGCAGGGGGATTCCTTTAGGGAAAGTGATCGACTGCGTATCTAAGATTAATACCGGCGGCAAGTACGACAGTAAGGCTTTCCAAAAATCGGTCGGTCTTAACGGGGTGGGTACTAAGGCGGTGAACGCACTGTCCAGCACATTTACGGTTCAATCGTATCGCGACGGTAAAACGAAGAAGGTCGAGTTCTCGAAAGGGGAGATCGTTACAGATCATGATATTATAGATACCACCCAGCGCAATGGTACAGCAATTACCTTTTATCCCGACGATACGATATTCCGCAATTATCACTATATAAGCGATTTCGTGGAAAGCATGATCTGGAATTATGTTTTTCTGAACACCGGGCTTACAATCAATTATAACGGACAGAAATATTTCTCTGAGCGCGGACTTTACGATCTGTTGCACAAGGTGGCTGATGTAGAACATATCCGCTACCCGGTGATCCATATGAAGGGCAACGACATTGAGATTGCTATGACGCATGGGCAGCAGTACGGAGAGGACTATCATTCTTTCGTTAACGGCCAGCATACCACCCAGGGTGGTACTCACCAGGCCGCTTTCCGAGAAGCGGTAGTAAAGACTATACGTGAGTTCTATAAGAAAGAATTCGATGCCTCAGATATCAGGGCCTCAATCATTGCGGCCATATCCGTCCGCGTACAGGAACCGGTGTTCGAATCACAGACAAAAACAAAGCTTGGTTCGCAGAACATTGGTCCGGATGGTCCCACCGTAAGAACCTTTGTAAATGACTTTGTAAAAAAGGAACTTGACGATTATTTGCACAAACACCAGGATGTTGCAGACGCGCTTCTGAAACGCATCATGCAGTCGGAAAGGGAGCGTAAGGATATCGCAGGTATTAAGAAACTGGCCAACGACCGTGCTAAAAAAGCTTCCCTGCACAATAAGAAACTCAGGGATTGCAAGGTTCATTTCAACAGCAATCACGACAGACGGTATGAGACAACGCTTTTCATTACCGAGGGTGATTCCGCTTCGGGCTCTATTACCAAATCCAGGGACGTAGAGTGCCAGGCAGTATTCAGTCTTAAGGGCAAACCTTTAAACTGTTATGAACTCACCAAAAAAGTAGTGTATGAGAATGAGGAATTTAACCTCCTTCAGCATGCGCTGAACATTGAGGACGGTCTGGAAGGTTTACATTACAATAACATCGTAATTGCCACGGATGCTGACGTAGACGGTATGCACATCCGTTTGTTAATGATGACTTTCTTTCTGCAGTTTTTCCCCGATTTGGTCCGTGCGGGCCATGTCTACATTTTGCAAACCCCGCTTTTCAGGGTTCGCAATAAAAAGGAAACAATATATTGTTATAGCGATGATGAGCGAAAAAAGGCGATTGAGAAGCTAGGGAACAGACCAGAGATCACGCGGTTTAAAGGGCTAGGTGAAATATCGCCCGACGAGTTCGGTCTTTTTATAGGAAAAGATATACGGCTCGATCCGGTGATCCTAAAAGATCAGACCATAAAGGGCCTTCTTGAATATTATATGGGCAAGAACACTCCGGACCGTCAGCAGCACATTATCCGTAACCTTCGGGTGGAAAAAGACACCGTAGAGGAATTGGTTTCAGCGGTGGAGGATGCAGCAACAACAGCTGTTGTACACGATGTGGTAGAAGACGACTTCGCGGAGTCTGCCTGAGCAGCTCCTGCTAATCTTCTTTAGCAGGGTCGATTTTAGTGTCCTCAGGATGCTGTGGCGGAAGCACGTCCACTTTCTTTTCTACCACGATGACTTTAGTATGAACGGCATACTTAGTCGGGCTTATCCCATGATCATACCTTTCCGCATAGGCTTGTGTAAACTCTGCCCCAAAGTATAATATAACAGCTGTATAATAAATCCACACCAAAATAACGATCACAGAGCTGGCCGCGCCAAACGCTGAGCCAGGATCACCTTTCTCTATATAGATACCAATGGCATATTTGCCAATACTGAACAATATAGCGGTAAAAAGAGCGCCTACCAGGGCAGGCTTCCATTTCAGGTCCACATCTGGCAATACCTTGAAGATAACAGCAAAAACACAGGTCACCACAGCAAGCGTGAGCGCGTTCGTAAGGATAAGCATAAACAGTTCAGAAACCTGCTCTACGCCAATCTTAGTAGCATAAAGCTCAAGCTTACTGCCAATTGCCACAACAACGCTATTAACGACCAGCGATACAAGCAGGAGGAATCCCAGCGAAGCAATCAGTGAAAACGACAGTAAACGGTTAACGATGAGCTTCTTCCAGCCTTTCTTTGGTACGGCTTTCACCTTCCAGATCAGGTTTATACTATCTTGAATTTCAATGAAGATCGCCGTTGCACCAATGATCAGCGTTCCTATACCAATGATTAAGCCGAGCGTGCTTTTACCGGAATAGTTGGCGTTATTTACAAAACTCCTGAGTTGATTAGCAGCATCGGGACCAACAAGTTCGCTGATTTCACCAAAAAGCTTAGTGTTAGGATCCATATTATCGCCCAGAAACAATGATGCTGCGGAGATAATGATAATGATCAGGGGAGTTAGCGCAAATATGGTATAATATGCCAATGCCGCGCTTAATTTCATCACCCGGTCTTCCGAGAAGCCTTTACCGGCGGCAACAAATAAATGGTATACCGCTATAAAGAAGTGTTTCACTTTTCTTAGAACTGCCATGCTCAATTGCGATTAGAATGGATATCCGATTCCTATGTTATAGATCAGATTTTCCCTGCGCCAGTCCTTACTGCCAAAATCAATCTGATCAATTACCCAGCGATCACCCGGCGGCAGGTATGGTTTTCTGATCGGAAAGGCTACATCCAGACGAATTACAAATATGGTTGCATCAACCCTTAAACCAGCCCCTGTTCCTACAGCCATTTCACTCAAAGCATATCCGGGCCTGAACTTTGAACCAGGACGTTCCGGATCCTCTTTCCGTAGCCACACGTTACCTGCGTCGGCAAATAGTGCACCGTGCAGTACGCTTACCAGCTTAAAGCGGAGCTCAGTATTCAGCATAATTTTTACGTCACCGCCCTGATCAGCAAAGATAGTGTCAGGCAGCTCATACGTGCCCGGTCCCAAACCTCTGGCCCTAAATGCCCTGATGTCATTACTTCCACCGGCAAAAAATTGTCTTACATAGGGTAACGCCCTGCTGTTGCCGTAAGCGAAGCCATAGCCAACATTGAAGCGGTTGGCCCAGGTGATGCCCTTGGTTAGTTTAAAATAGTCTCTTACATCAGCCTCCAGCCTTACAAATTGCGTTAGCGGGGTTTTCAGGAAAGTTTTCTGACCCTCGTCGTTTTCCGGAACAAACAAACCCCATACGTTGCCGGCAGTCTCTATATCACCACTAAAATAAAGGTTGTTTCGTCTTTCGTCCTCCATTTGATTGGTATAGGTGAAGTTGTAGTTGCTCCCAATGATGAACTGTTTTTCCAGAACCCCTCTCAAGCCGATCCGGTACAGGCTGTCCAGCTTTTTCTCATTTTCATTCGAAGGCTGAACATAATTGATCGAGATAGGGTTAAAGGTATGTTCCTTGTATTTACTCTCCTTGAAATTGTAGCCGAACTCACCCCTGATGGAGTTAAGATTATATAGGGAACCTCTGCTCAGCAGTTGATACGACGCCGTTACGATCGTCTTTGGTACAAAGGCATTTGTGCTACTAAACTTAAAGAAGGGTATGATCAGGCGCGGGAAGGTCAATTTTCCTTCAGTGGTAAAAGAATAAGAGTTCAAACCTCTGGCCTGGCCGCTCACCTGGGTTTCGAATCCGCCGCTTACACTTACATCAAGCTGTTCAGCTGCCCTGAACAGGTTCCGTGTTGTCTGCGTGAGCCTCACTTCCGATCCCACAAAATTGTTCGACTTGCTGGTTCCCAGAACAGAGAAGGTAAGCGAGTTCTTTTTCAGAGGAGTAAGGTATAGATTTAGATCAAGCTGATTATTCTTAAAACTATCTATCGGCACAAAATCGGCCCTCACACCCTGAAAAGTGCCGATGTTCACGAGTCTGTTCAGCGACTGGCTATGATCTCTCCGGTTGTAGCGTTCACCTTTTTCGAAAAATACCAGGCGGTTAAACACCCATGGTTTAAACGTGTTCCGGTTATCGTAAATATTGAAGTTCCCGAACTCCAGTGGCTTAAGGCGTTTCAGAACACTGTCGCGGCGTACGTTATAATTTGGGAAGATATTGATGTCTCGAATGGTGTACGGCTTCAGTCCCGCATCCGGAGCGCTGTCCTTAAGCCGTATCCTAACATCCACCATGTTTCGTCCAATTGTGCTGTCTACCTGCATAATCAGGTAATCCGGGCTGAAGTAAAAATAGCCACTCTCTTTCAGGTCGTTGTCAATCCGTATCCGCTCATTTTTATAGGTTTCCAAATCGTAGTAGTCGCCCGCTTTCAATAAGGATTTATCCTTATTTGCATTAATGATATTGGCCAGGTTACCACTGTCTTTCGGAAAGGAAATGCTATTGATCTTATAACGCTGGCCGGTAACAGCCGTATACACAGCCTTGCCTTTTTTCTTCTTCACCACCGTGTCGCCGGTAACCACCGATTGAAGATATCCCTGACTTATCAGGTAGCTCGTTAGCACATCATTGTTATACCGTAGTTTAACCTCACTCAGCAGTACCGGGGGTTCACCAAGTTTAGTCCGCAACCAGTGTTTAAAGCCCTTATTCTTCTTAGGCTCGCCAGCCAGGTTGTAAAAGAACAGTTTATACTTAAATCCGAGGATAGACTTGTTCGGGCGGGGCCTGGTGCGGCTTTCAAGTGCGTCTTTTACCGACTTCTGATCATCTATCCGCCCCGAAGAATCCGGATTTATCTTTACGTCCGCGCCGGTGTACAAAATCTGCCCCGGCTTTAAGCCGCGGGTGCTGCTGCAGCCAGCAAGGATAAATAACGAAAATAATGCTAATAAAATTAAGTGAGATCTGTTCATTTTATCTGGTGGTGTTTGTGCTGTCTGGGCTCATGCCCTCAGCTTTAAGCTGTTGTTCACGTGCTTCACGATTTCTGTTTTCCTGTTCCCTTTGTTTGTTTTTTTCCCGTCTTGCCCTTCGCTCTTCCCTGGTTTCTTTCTTTTGGAAAATCTCCCTGAATTTGTTGTAATCTACTACAAGCGCAAAGCCAAGACCGGTCTCGATGATCTGTCCCTCGATAACACTTTCATTCTGGTTACGGCGATAGGCCCTCAGTCTGTACCTGCCGTCGGCAGAAAGCGCATATTCTACATTCACGTTGCCTGCGATATTGCTAGAGTTTTGGTTTTGCGTTTCCGGCCCTTCAATGCCAAATGAGCTGCCCACTGTTACGGTCAGCCTGTCGTTTAACAACTTCTTGGACAAGCCAACTTCCAGATCTGTCTTCTGCTCGAGTGAACCGGTAGAATAGTCTTCAGAAGAATTCAGGTTGAAATTAAGATCAACCCCCTGGATGAGATCAGACGCCAGGTTGTTGAGCTGCTCGGTCAGAAGTTTACTTACACTAGAACGGGCAAGGGTAGATACGCCACCGCCTCCGCCAGCCAGACTTTGAAACGGATTATCTGCAATGAAGCGGTTCAAAGCAAGCAGCGCAAATACCTGTTTGTTCAGTTCATTAACATCCTGGTTTACCTGAAGAAGTTTGGCATATACTTGTCCCCCGAGCGCACCGCGCTCATTTTCTGGTAGATCCAGCCTGAATGAGATGGTAGGCTTCATCAGTTCATCCTCCATCATCAGGTAAACCTGGAATGGCAGTTTCGTTTTTGCCTGAATGTTGTTCTCTTCGTTCAATAGATCAATAGGTGCAGCGTTCACCTCATACAAGGCGGTAAGGTCAACGTTGGCCGACATCGGATCGCCGGTCCAGACAATGGAACTACCCTTAACCAGGCTGAAAGACTTTTTACCCAGCGGTCCTACCGACAAGTTATAGGAGCCGTCATTAATCTCATAACGGCCTGTCAGACTAGTCTTGCCGCTGGCATCCATCGTAGCAATCAGGTTAGCCTCTCCGCGTACCTTTAGAGCATCGCCATTGGCGGGGTCTACCACCACATTTAATTCCGCTTCAGGGTCGAGGTTCAGAGTCGCGTTAAGCGTCATGCCTTTAATCGGCGCTTTGTTCATGCTATCCGTTTTTAGCGCCATTTGTCCGTTAAAGGGAGGAGCATCAGCATCGATAAACTGCACAATGCCTTCCTGATCGATCACCGAAGGATCGCTCGTTGGCACTGCGAAAAAGAATTTTGTGCCCTTTTCAACGGTCACTGTCATATCAACATTCGGTTGGTTCATGTCGCCACGAACCTTAATGTTACTCGTCAGGTACACGGTGCCATAGATCATTTCATTGTCTTCAGAAGTCGAATTCAACGCCCGGAAATTATCTGTGGTGATGTCCATATTGAAAGCAAAGTCCTGATAATTTGTCGTGCGTATCCCTCCATTGATCACGGCCTGTTTGCCTAGCGAATCAAGGATCGTGAAACTGTCGAAATTTACACCGGTATCTGTAAAGCGTATCGATTCGTTAGGAATTCGCAGATACGAGTTTACGTACCCCGCAGTAAAAGCAACCTGGTTAAAGTCTATATTACCACGCACCTGCGGGGAAGATGTGGATCCTTTCATCGTCATCTGTCCGGTGATGGTTCCCGACCCATTCTTGATCTGGCCCATCGACACACTTTCCAGTGATTTTAAGTCTACCTTATCAAGGTTTAGTGTCAGATCAAGCGCGTTTTCCGTATTGGTATAATAAAAGCCGTTCACGCGCAATTCATGGACGCCGGTTAGCGCCACATTCACCTCGTATGCATTTGCTGTATTGTTATTTATCGCTATACGCAACGTACCAAGCTGGTCTTTCTGGTAACGCAACTCGTCTACCGTGAGGTTAGCCACAAACTTAGGACTTCCGGTCAGTTCGCTTATATTAGCTGTTCCATTAATCACACCGCCGACAAGCGCGCTGTCCTGCTGTGCAAACTTAGTCAGTGTCTCAATTCTGAAGTCCTTAAACTGAACCTCCACCGGCGAGTTAGGCGTCTCGTCCGAACTGTTAATGCTTAATAGCTGGTTGCCCTTACTTAGATTAAACCGGTGCGCCAGGATGCCCGATTGTCCGAACTGCAAATAATTGTCAGGCGCAATAGCCCAGCGCTCATAATCGAGCAAAAGTTTCTGCGGATCAAGCGAAAACTGGTAATCCTTATTAACCGATTTAAATGTACCACCAAGTACATACTTATCCTTACGCTCGCTGTCACGCAAATAAACATTAAGTCCCAGTTGATTATTTGCAGCCTGCCCACCTATCTCGGAGTTATACAGCGCAATTGAAGGGCTCTGCAGGCTTCCCACCGTGAGTTTATACGATAGCCGTTCGGCAGTATTGCCAATGTCCAGTCTGGTACTGTCAACCTTAAAATCGCCATATACGACCTGCGGAAACCAGGCTTTCATTTTCAGGCTGTCCTGCTGCGTATCAATCACCCCGCTAATGCTGGAAGGAGAGAAGCTGGTCAGATCAGGAACAAAGTTTTTCAGGACTTTAGCATTGTAAATGTCTAATTTAAACCGCATGCGCTGATCCGGAACTTCCTTCACTTCGCTAAATGCGTAATATTTATTGATCTCATTGATCACAGCCGCCCCCATATTGGTCAGCTGGTATTTACCATCAACGCGGGCACTCAGAATTTCCGATTTCAGCGTCAGCAGATTGTGGTCGGCCGTTGCTTCCGAGTGAATATCAATCGTATCCATGTTAAACCGCTGACCATCTTTCGCAAACTGCAAACCCCTCAGGCTGATGTCGCCATTCAGATAGTCAGGATCAGCTGTTTCGATATCAGCATCGAGCAGCCCCGCTACACGGAATTCTGAGGTGCTGAAGTTTAGCTTTTGAAGGTCGACCTGAACCAGGTCCAGATCAGCCTTTACAGCAGGATATTTACCAGCCATGTTTACCGCTGCGGTCAACTTAAAGTTGGCGTTACTATCGGCCATACTGCTCCGCAAATTCACCTTCTGGCGGTTATAATCGCCGGTCAGATATAAATTGCGATAGGTGTATTTGTTATAGAAAGCACTAACAAGATGGGCATCTAGCTTTGCTGAGGCGGTTTTCATATCCAGACCCGCACCGCTTGCAGTTGCTTTTACCGTAATCCGGCCAAGCGTTGGTTCCTGCTTCAGCAGCCGGCCTAAGTTGAAATTATTCAGACTTACGTTCGCCGCGTATCTTTCGCGACCCTTCGCACCGCGCATTTTTGCAGCCAGTTTAGCAGATCCCATATCGGTGGCGATATTAAAGCCGGTCGTAAAATTCGTCATGGAACCTTTAAACAATCCGTTAGCCAGGATTGCATTCGGTAGTTGTATACTGGCTGGCAGCGAGTTCCTCGGAATAATGACCAGGAGGTCCTGCTTCGTAAGCGAGAACCTTTTAATTTTCAGATCAAGTACCGTTTTTTCCATATCAGGCAAACCTTTCGCCGTGCCGCTGATGTCAATCTGTGTATTTTTCAGCCCTCGCACCTGCAATTTAGGAACCGCCAGGTTGTTCATGTAGCCGTTTGCGCTCGCTTCCAGCCTTATTTTCTCATTCCGGTAATTGGCCGGGATAGCATCGCTAAAGTAAGCAGCATCGCGCAGCCCAATCGTTGTGTTATTCACTGTCATCGCCAGCTTTACGCGCTCGGGATGCTTGGTGAGGTCATCCATGCTGGTATAGTTCAACTGGGTATTATTTTCAATACTGGTATTGGGAGTTTTAAGCTTGAAGTTGTCAATACGGATTTGCTTTTGATTATACACCACATCGCCTTGCAAAGTGTTCAGTTGAAAGCCACTTTTTTCCCGGAAGCTTCCTTCACGAAGGTTTGCGGTTATGGCAGTGTCGCTGTAGGCAATTTGCTCCGCCATCAAGGTCAGATCGCTGAACTTCAAATGATTAAAATCCATAACATTCCTCACTGGCCGGGCTGCTATATTATCGAACTGTACGTTGTTGTTCGCGAGTCTGATTTTGCCTAGCTGTAAACTTAAAGGGGCAGAGGCTGCCGTAGAATCGGCCGGGACAGAAGCAACAGTCGCGGTTTTAGGTGCTGGCTTGAGCGCAAACAGCACGTTTGAATTGTTCAGCGCCGCGTCATCAATTTTATATTGTCCGCTCTTAACGTCTGCCAGTAATTTGCTTAAAGAAAGTTCGCCCAAAGCTACGTTCGCCTTACTTCCCGCATTTGAAAATCCGATTTTAGTGTCGTTTATCTTGCCTTCCCCGAGCGTATACTTACTGTTGGTCAGGTCAACCAGCAAATCAGTCAATTCAAGTTTTTGCAGATCAAGGTCTGCATCCATGCCCGACAAACGATCAGCAAAGCCTACACGCACGTTATTAAATGCAAAATCCTCAATTTCAACCGTCGGCAGCTTGCCCGATTCCGTCTGAGCGGTATCCACGCTTTTCTCCAGCTGTGCCGCCAGCACCGTCAGCGGCTTTTGCTGAAGGTAATCGACACTCGTATTGTTAAGCTCCAGTTCCCTGATCACATAGCGCTGATTGGCAAGGTCAAAGTCCTTCACCTTCGCTGTAAATTCCCCAAGGTTCAGCTTCAGGTCGTTCCCCGCCACATCATCATGGTAAACAATCCCGATATCTTCAAAACGCACCTTGTCGATAGCGAACTTCATGGTTGAAGTCGTATCCTTCTCAACCTCTTCTTCCGGCTTTGTTTGTTCCGACATAAAGGCGTCGACCAGGAAAGAGAAGTTAAACGTGGTGTCCGGATCAATCCTGGTAACGTTAGCCCTGATCTTCTCCAGAGAAATATTGTTAATCTCCACCTTGTTGCTGATCAGCTTAAACAGGCTGATGTCTACCGACAGTTTCTGTGCATAAAGGAGTGTATCGCCTTTCAGATCCTCGATATAAAACTTGTTAAGCACAACATCTTTCGGAAGTGCAATTTTAATGCTCTCCAGACTTACCTCTGTTTTTGTTTTTTTCTTCAGATAGCCTATAGCTTTGTCCTTAACAAAGTTCTGTACGGCAGGAATGTTTAAAGAAGCGGCAATCAGCACAAACAGCAGAATCATGCAGCCAATTACCCAAAGAAGTACCTTAAGACTTTTTCGTATATATTTGTTCAATGGTATGTGTTTGAGAGTTTGTAAACGTGTTTATCTCCACTATATCTACAATCATGCCAGTTAAATTGTTTAGGGCTTACATATAAAATACGGCCCTTTATTCATAAATTTCTTCGCATCGCTTATATTTACACATCCAATCCTTTTTTGATGACAGAAGAACCAGAAAACCACATAAACGAAGAAAACGCACATAATGTAACCCCCATCAACGGGCTTTATGAAAACTGGTTTCTCGATTATGCGTCGTATGTAATTCTAGACCGGGCAGTGCCCCACATCAACGATGGCTTAAAGCCCGTTCAGCGCCGCATTATGCACTCGCTGAAAGAAATGGACGACGGCCGTTTCAATAAGGCGGCAAATGTCATCGGGAATACGATGAAATACCACCCGCATGGCGATGCATCCATAGGCGATGCTATGGTGCAAATAGGCCAAAAGGAACTGCTTATCGACTGTCAGGGCAACTGGGGTGATCCTATCACCGGCGATAGTGCAGCAGCGCCTCGCTACATTGAGGCAAGGCTTTCCAAATTTGCAAATGATGTGGTGTTTAATCCGGATACGACCGAGTGGCAGCTCAGCTACGACGGCCGAAACAACGAACCGGTAACGCTCCCTGTAAAGTTCCCGTTGCTGCTTGCACAGGGTGCAGAGGGAATTGCTGTAGGCTTGGCTACTAAAGTAATGCCCCATAATTTCGTGGAGTTGCTGGATGCCTCCATGGAAATACTTCGGGGCAACAGGTCTAATATACTGCCCGACTTCTTCACCGGTGGGATGGCCGATTTCTCGGCCTACAATGAAGGGATGCGGGGCGGGAGGATTCGTGTAAGGGCTAAGATCACGGAGAAAGACAAGAAGACACTGGTTATCACGGAAATTCCGTACAGCACAACTACCGGATCAGTTATAGACAGCATACTCTCGGCCAACGACAAGGGCAAGATCAAGATTAAAAAGATCGAAGACAATACCGCCCAACACGTCGAGATTGTGATCCATCTGGCACCGGGGATATCACCCGATGTTACCATCGACGCGCTTTACGCCTTTACATCTTGCGAAGTGTCTATATCGCCGAACACCTGCGTGATCAAAGGCGACAAGCCACACTTCATGAGTGTGAACGATATACTGGCAGAGAACACCGCTCATACCAAAGGGCTGCTAAAGCGCGAACTGGAGATTAAGCTGCATGAGCTGATGGAGAAAATCTTCTTCAGCTCGCTGCTCAAGATCTTCATCCAGGAGGGAATGTATAAGCATGCCGATTATGAGAATTCGGGCAATTTTGATACGGTAGTAGAGGTGTTACATCGCCTTTTTGAGCCCTTTAAGCCAGATCTGTATCGCGAAATCCAGCCTGAGGACTTCAAAAAGCTGATTGATAAGCCCATGAGCAGTATTACGCGGTTCGACGTTAAAAAGGCGGACGAGCAGATGAAAGCGCTCAATGCGGATATCAAGGAAGTTAAACATCACCTGCGTCACCTTACCGACTATGCCATCGCATGGTTCCAGAAATTGAAAGACAAGTATGGAAAGGGCAGGGAGCGTAAAACGGAAATACGCTTGTTTGACCGCGTAGAGGCAGCCAAGGTAGCCCTCGCCAATGTTAAGCTCTATATGAATCGGGAAGACGGTTTTATTGGTACCGGTTTGCGCAAGGACGAATTCGTAGCCGATTGCTCTGATATTGATGAGATCATTGTCTTCCGCGAGGATGGAAAGTGCATGGTTACCAAGGTGGCCGACAAAACCTTTGTGGGTAAAGGTATCCTTCATGCCCAGGTATTCAAAAAGGGTGATGAACGGACTATTTACAATATGATTTATAAAGATGGCGCCAGTGGCGTTTCTTATATCAAGCGTTTTGCGGTAGTAGGCGTTACGCGCGATAAGGAATAC
Coding sequences within it:
- a CDS encoding translocation/assembly module TamB domain-containing protein, with product MNKYIRKSLKVLLWVIGCMILLFVLIAASLNIPAVQNFVKDKAIGYLKKKTKTEVSLESIKIALPKDVVLNKFYIEDLKGDTLLYAQKLSVDISLFKLISNKVEINNISLEKIRANVTRIDPDTTFNFSFLVDAFMSEQTKPEEEVEKDTTSTMKFAIDKVRFEDIGIVYHDDVAGNDLKLNLGEFTAKVKDFDLANQRYVIRELELNNTSVDYLQQKPLTVLAAQLEKSVDTAQTESGKLPTVEIEDFAFNNVRVGFADRLSGMDADLDLQKLELTDLLVDLTNSKYTLGEGKINDTKIGFSNAGSKANVALGELSLSKLLADVKSGQYKIDDAALNNSNVLFALKPAPKTATVASVPADSTAASAPLSLQLGKIRLANNNVQFDNIAARPVRNVMDFNHLKFSDLTLMAEQIAYSDTAITANLREGSFREKSGFQLNTLQGDVVYNQKQIRIDNFKLKTPNTSIENNTQLNYTSMDDLTKHPERVKLAMTVNNTTIGLRDAAYFSDAIPANYRNEKIRLEASANGYMNNLAVPKLQVRGLKNTQIDISGTAKGLPDMEKTVLDLKIKRFSLTKQDLLVIIPRNSLPASIQLPNAILANGLFKGSMTNFTTGFNIATDMGSAKLAAKMRGAKGRERYAANVSLNNFNLGRLLKQEPTLGRITVKATASGAGLDMKTASAKLDAHLVSAFYNKYTYRNLYLTGDYNRQKVNLRSSMADSNANFKLTAAVNMAGKYPAVKADLDLVQVDLQKLNFSTSEFRVAGLLDADIETADPDYLNGDISLRGLQFAKDGQRFNMDTIDIHSEATADHNLLTLKSEILSARVDGKYQLTNMGAAVINEINKYYAFSEVKEVPDQRMRFKLDIYNAKVLKNFVPDLTSFSPSSISGVIDTQQDSLKMKAWFPQVVYGDFKVDSTRLDIGNTAERLSYKLTVGSLQSPSIALYNSEIGGQAANNQLGLNVYLRDSERKDKYVLGGTFKSVNKDYQFSLDPQKLLLDYERWAIAPDNYLQFGQSGILAHRFNLSKGNQLLSINSSDETPNSPVEVQFKDFRIETLTKFAQQDSALVGGVINGTANISELTGSPKFVANLTVDELRYQKDQLGTLRIAINNNTANAYEVNVALTGVHELRVNGFYYTNTENALDLTLNLDKVDLKSLESVSMGQIKNGSGTITGQMTMKGSTSSPQVRGNIDFNQVAFTAGYVNSYLRIPNESIRFTDTGVNFDSFTILDSLGKQAVINGGIRTTNYQDFAFNMDITTDNFRALNSTSEDNEMIYGTVYLTSNIKVRGDMNQPNVDMTVTVEKGTKFFFAVPTSDPSVIDQEGIVQFIDADAPPFNGQMALKTDSMNKAPIKGMTLNATLNLDPEAELNVVVDPANGDALKVRGEANLIATMDASGKTSLTGRYEINDGSYNLSVGPLGKKSFSLVKGSSIVWTGDPMSANVDLTALYEVNAAPIDLLNEENNIQAKTKLPFQVYLMMEDELMKPTISFRLDLPENERGALGGQVYAKLLQVNQDVNELNKQVFALLALNRFIADNPFQSLAGGGGGVSTLARSSVSKLLTEQLNNLASDLIQGVDLNFNLNSSEDYSTGSLEQKTDLEVGLSKKLLNDRLTVTVGSSFGIEGPETQNQNSSNIAGNVNVEYALSADGRYRLRAYRRNQNESVIEGQIIETGLGFALVVDYNKFREIFQKKETREERRARREKNKQREQENRNREAREQQLKAEGMSPDSTNTTR
- a CDS encoding DNA gyrase/topoisomerase IV subunit A, producing MTEEPENHINEENAHNVTPINGLYENWFLDYASYVILDRAVPHINDGLKPVQRRIMHSLKEMDDGRFNKAANVIGNTMKYHPHGDASIGDAMVQIGQKELLIDCQGNWGDPITGDSAAAPRYIEARLSKFANDVVFNPDTTEWQLSYDGRNNEPVTLPVKFPLLLAQGAEGIAVGLATKVMPHNFVELLDASMEILRGNRSNILPDFFTGGMADFSAYNEGMRGGRIRVRAKITEKDKKTLVITEIPYSTTTGSVIDSILSANDKGKIKIKKIEDNTAQHVEIVIHLAPGISPDVTIDALYAFTSCEVSISPNTCVIKGDKPHFMSVNDILAENTAHTKGLLKRELEIKLHELMEKIFFSSLLKIFIQEGMYKHADYENSGNFDTVVEVLHRLFEPFKPDLYREIQPEDFKKLIDKPMSSITRFDVKKADEQMKALNADIKEVKHHLRHLTDYAIAWFQKLKDKYGKGRERKTEIRLFDRVEAAKVALANVKLYMNREDGFIGTGLRKDEFVADCSDIDEIIVFREDGKCMVTKVADKTFVGKGILHAQVFKKGDERTIYNMIYKDGASGVSYIKRFAVVGVTRDKEYDLTKGTKGSKVLYFTANPNGEAEVVNVQLKPHSKLKKLQFDLDFAELAIKGRGSQGNIVSKYPVKKILLKSKGVSTLSGLKIWYDDLLRRLNVDGRGKYLGEFDGDDKILQVHKDGWYELSTFELSNHFDADLILIQKFDPEKPFAVVHFEGKAKNYYVKRFLFESIAVGKKVSLISEETGSRFLYLSANPEAMLTVDVLKGKTQIPETLEIKLADFIDVKGIKANGNRLTQHEVKSLNISNQEEEEPSAEKPGEPEGPTEGDGEQPEEQEPTQEAGQEEKPVKKPWSGSGGTPANTTAKNVSLEITNPEDIDIDDLGQTKLF